In a genomic window of Bubalus bubalis isolate 160015118507 breed Murrah chromosome 17, NDDB_SH_1, whole genome shotgun sequence:
- the LOC112579865 gene encoding tubulin alpha-3 chain: MRECISIHVGQAGVQIGNACWELYCLEHGIQPDGQMPSDKTIGGGDDSFNTFFSETGAGKHVPRAVFVDLEPTVVDEVRTGTYRQLFHPEQLITGKEDAANNYARGHYTIGKEIVDLVLDRIRKLADLCTGLQGFLIFHSFGGGTGSGFASLLMERLSVDYGKKSKLEFAIYPAPQVSTAVVEPYNSILTTHTTLEHSDCAFMVDNEAIYDICRRNLDIERPTYTNLNRLIGQIVSSITASLRFDGALNVDLTEFQTNLVPYPRIHFPLATYAPVISAEKAYHEQLSVAEITNACFEPANQMVKCDPRHGKYMACCMLYRGDVVPKDVNAAIATIKTKRTIQFVDWCPTGFKVGINYQPPTVVPGGDLAKVQRAVCMLSNTTAIAEAWARLDHKFDLMYAKRAFVHWYVGEGMEEGEFSEAREDLAALEKDYEEVGVDSVEAEAEEGEEY, from the exons CGCGAGTGCATCTCCATCCACGTGGGGCAGGCGGGCGTCCAGATCGGCAACGCCTGCTGGGAGCTGTACTGCCTGGAGCATGGCATTCAGCCCGACGGCCAGATGCCCAGCGACAAGACCATCGGCGGCGGGGATGACTCCTTCAACACGTTCTTCAGCGAGACCGGGGCCGGCAAGCACGTGCCCAGGGCCGTGTTCGTGGACCTGGAGCCCACCGTGGTCG ACGAGGTGCGCACGGGGACCTACAGGCAGCTCTTCCACCCGGAGCAGCTGATCACCGGGAAGGAAGACGCGGCCAACAACTATGCCCGTGGCCACTACACCATCGGCAAGGAGATCGTCGACCTGGTCCTGGACCGCATCCGCAAACTG GCGGACCTGTGCACGGGGCTGCAGGGCTTCCTCATCTTCCACAGCTTCGGGGGCGGCACCGGCTCGGGCTTCGCGTCGCTGCTCATGGAGCGGCTCTCGGTGGACTACGGCAAGAAGTCCAAGCTGGAGTTCGCCATCTACCCGGCGCCCCAGGTCTCCACGGCCGTGGTGGAGCCCTACAACTCCATCCTGACCACGCACACGACCCTGGAGCACTCGGACTGCGCCTTCATGGTGGACAACGAGGCCATCTACGACATCTGCCGGCGCAACCTGGACATCGAGCGGCCCACGTACACCAACCTCAACCGGCTCATCGGGCAGATCGTGTCCTCCATCACGGCCTCCCTGCGCTTCGACGGCGCCCTCAACGTGGACCTGACCGAGTTCCAGACCAACCTGGTACCCTACCCCCGCATCCACTTCCCCCTGGCCACGTACGCCCCGGTCATCTCGGCCGAGAAGGCCTACCACGAGCAGCTGTCCGTGGCCGAGATCACCAACGCCTGCTTCGAGCCGGCCAACCAGATGGTCAAGTGTGACCCTCGCCACGGCAAGTACATGGCCTGCTGCATGCTGTACCGGGGGGACGTGGTCCCCAAAGACGTCAACGCGGCCATCGCCACCATCAAGACCAAGCGCACCATCCAGTTTGTGGACTGGTGCCCGACCGGGTTCAAG GTGGGCATCAACTACCAGCCCCCCACGGTGGTCCCGGGGGGAGACCTGGCCAAGGTGCAGCGGGCCGTGTGCATGCTGAGCAACACCACGGCCATCGCCGAGGCCTGGGCCCGCCTGGACCACAAGTTCGACCTCATGTACGCCAAGCGCGCCTTCGTGCACTGGTACGTGGGGGAGGGCATGGAGGAGGGCGAGTTCTCGGAGGCCCGGGAAGACCTGGCGGCGCTGGAGAAGGATTACGAGGAGGTGGGCGTGGACTCGGTGGAGGCGGAGGCCGAGGAAGGGGAGGAGTACTGA
- the THAP7 gene encoding THAP domain-containing protein 7: protein MPRHCSAAGCCTRDTRETRNRGISFHRLPKKDNPRRGLWLANCQRLDPSGQGLWDPASEYIYFCSKHFEENCFELVGISGYHRLKEGAVPTIFESFSKLRRTKTKGHGYPPGPPDVSRLRRCRKRCSEGRGPTTPFSPPPPADLACFPVEEASAPAALSASPAGRLEPGLSSPFSDLLGPLGAQADEAGCSAQPSPERQPSPLEPRPVSPSAYMLRLPPPAGAYIQNEHSYQVGSALLWKRRAEAALDALDKAQRQLQACKRREQRLRLRLTKLQQERAREKRAQADARQTLKEHVQDFAMQLSSSMA, encoded by the exons ATGCCGCGTCACTGCTCCGCCGCCGGCTGCTGCACACGGGACACGCGCGAGACGCGCAACCGCGGCATCTCTTTCCACAG GCTTCCCAAGAAGGACAACCCGAGGCGGGGTTTGTGGCTGGCCAACTGCCAGCGCCTGGACCCCAGCGGGCAGGGCCTGTGGGACCCGGCGTCCGagtacatctacttctgctccaaGCACTTCGAGGAGAACTGCTTTGAGCTGGTGGGAATAAG TGGGTATCACAGGCTGAAGGAGGGAGCGGTTCCCACCATATTTGAGTCTTTCTCGAAGTTGCGCCGGACCAAGACCAAGGGGCACGGTTACCCGCCCGGCCCCCCAGACGTCAGCCGGCTCCGGCGCTGCAGGAAGCG CTGTTCTGAGGGCCGAGGGCCCACCACTCCGTTTTCCCCGCCTCCACCTGCCGACCTCGCCTGCTTTCCTGTGGAAGAGGCCTCGGCACCTGCTGCCTTGTCTGCCTCCCCAGCCGGGAGGCTGGAGCCTGGCCTCAGCAGCCCCTTCTCCGACCTCCTGGGGCCCCTGGGAGCCCAGGCAGATGAAGCGGGCTGCAGTGCCCAGCCCTCCCCGGAGCGCCAGCCGTCCCCCCTGGAGCCGCGGCCTGTCTCGCCCTCGGCCTACATGCTGCGCCTCCCGCCGCCCGCCGGCGCCTACATCCAGAACGAGCACAGCTACCAGGTGGGCAGTGCCCTGCTCTGGAAGCGGCGGGCCGAGGCCGCCCTCGACGCCCTCGACAAGGCCCAGCGCCAGCTGCAGGCCTGCAAGCGGCGGGAGCAGCGGCTGCGGCTGCGGCTGACCAAGCTGCAGCAGGAGCGGGCGCGGGAGAAGCGGGCCCAGGCCGATGCCCGGCAGACCCTGAAGGAGCATGTGCAGGACTTCGCCATGCAGCTGAGCAGCAGCATGGCCTGA